The Plasmodium vivax chromosome 7, whole genome shotgun sequence DNA window TGACCAAATTGACCAAATTGACCAAATTGATCCCCCAACAACAACCCCACATGTGCACCAAATTTGTcctttgaagaaaaaaaaaaaaatggtgtgaGAGAAGAGAATAATtgtgtacaaaaatttgtgtgaaatgaaataaaaaaaaggaaagtaaaAAGCCTCCCATATCACGCGTACTGCTCCCAATGTTTTAACTTCACAAAGAGACCTTCCTTGTGCAAACTCATGTGTTAGCCAGTCAACCTGCTAACGTGAGGTGTACTTGGCGTCGACGCCCTTAACATATGAGCATGTGCGTGCGCTGGTGTGTTTAGGCTTGTACCTTCACACACGCGTGCACACATGGGCATGTACACGTGGGCCTACACACATGTACGAATATACACACGCACGTATATAGATAAATATCTACGCCGCTGCGTAAGCCAGAGTTTCCCCCACGGGCCCTCGGCACTCGCCTTCAAACAGCAGCAGAGGAAGCCGGCCAAGCGAGCAGGGCGAGCGGAACGAGCAACTGGTTAGCAGGAAAGTGGCGACGGTTGCAGCGGCAGCAATAGAAGCATGGCCGTGCACTTGTGCAGAGCAAACGAAACCTTTTGTTTACGATGCACGCATCTGTCACATTGCACCTTCCCTTCCCCAATTGAGTGCtaagaatatattaaaatttccccctttttctgtttttttttttttttttttttcaaggcAAGGAGAATCCACCCCAGCTATAAAGCATCGCTTCAAACACACCTCCGTGCTTTTTGTATAATCCGTTCACAAGTACAGCTGCATATTTTGTTGAAAATGCCTCCGTATGCAAATGTTATTAACATATGTtcatagaaaaagaaaaaaaaaaaaaaaattaaaaaaaggcaacacgAAACGGACTTATTCTGAGACCATTCGAAACagaattaatttgtttttacgACTTCCCTGTGGTGTATGTCCTTGCACACTGCCTCCTCATACCACATATCTGCACGTTGGCTTTTCTTTACAGAAATGGGTTGCACACAATCAAAGGCGGACGAACCAAAAGGTCCCAGCAGAAGTATGGACAGGCACAAGTCGGCGAAAGATGAATATGAACGGCGTGAGAGCAAGAGACTCCCTGCTCTCGACCCGCACGTAGGTTAGCAAgtgttgagaaaaaaaaaaatgcagcaaaGGGGAGCAGAGCGGAACGAAGTGCACGTGAGCACCTGTAGAGAAGTGGCAAATTGTGGTCCATACAACTCGATGTTGCCCACatgtggcaaaaaaggagcgtcCCCttgtgcattttatttttcgtcaattttgttacGTTGCCACAAATAGGACATACAGTGGCACAGTGCGCATCTGCGTGTCTGTGGACCCTTGTCCCGTCTTCAacattttcgctttttccACACCACGTTGCCTTTTTCCCATCTTCAACATTTTCGCCTTTTCCACACCACGTTGCCCTTCTCCCGTCTTCGACATTTTcgccttctcccccttccctcCTCAGGCAAGCGCAACCACCTCGATGTGAAACCGCCACCAGTGAAGGCCATCCCCAAAGTTGCTCCAAAAGGCATGGTCAAGAGGGccaattaaattttaacgCTTCAAAATTAgtaaatgtattttaaatatttgtcttttttatgctttttataattaaccAGTGTTGACAATGGAGGGGTCATGCTAGCGAGgagagaatgaaaaaaaaaaaaaaaaaaaaaaaacagagctTCTATTCTGCACGGGGGTTTGTGCGTGTGCTACACCTACACCCCATGGCTTGCACACGCACATGCGTTGATTTTCCCCTCGGGTGGGGGAAGAGAGAAATCTTCCGCTCCATTCGAAGTTTAAAGTGATGGAATTTGTAAAAAGGTCGCCCCCTTTCAAGATACTCCTGTCAAATGTGTAGCCTTTTACAATGCAGCTTCTTTCTTTaattggattttttttttccactctttctctctctcaCTATATCTACCACACCAGTTAGTATCACCCTTCCCGCACCCGCGTGCTGACCTACATGCCCAAGCACATCCTTTGTgtcattgtttttttccccccacaacatttgttttccattttttttttttttttttttggtgctgCTACTCCTGCATGTCGTCGCAAATGCTAACCCATTTGATTGCACACATATTCGAGTGAACATggtgttcactttttttttttttttgtaacttgAGGAAAATCCCATTTctcttttccaaaatggtgcATGCGCGTGGAGACAATTAACAATAGCTTTAAACGGTTAATATTTCTGAACGGGGAAAGGCggccacagggggggggggatttTCCAAAGGGGCCCTTTTGGTGTGTACATACAAAGCGAGTTGGGTGCACATAGGAAGAGAGCTACCGCCTAGGTGGACACCTTCTACAAACGCGCGGCCCCCGGCGCACGTCCACGTCGGCCAAAGTTCACCAGCTGCAAATTCAGCATGCCAAATGTTCTTCCCACGAGGGACAGGTAGGCCTGCATAATGAGTACTTCCAAAATTCGGTTAAAAATGAGCGTTTCAATTTTGCCtgactgttcaggtaaaCTTTCGTCTTCGCGGAGGTCGAGCAGGCCGCTGTTTTTGAGGAGAAGGAACAGTTCCGTCTGGGTCACTTCACGGATGACGTGTGTCACTTCGCCTTTGTCGCCTGCCACGTCGTTGACCTGTTCCTCCGCCTGCTCCTTCTTCCCTAGCAAACCATTCAATGCgctcaaaaaattatgaacgcTGCTGCTCTGCAGAAGGGGCTGCATTTTCTGGGACAGcgtgaagaggaaggagcaCAATCTGTCGACGCTGTAGCTGCGAGTCACTTCCTCCGTGATATTGTTAAAACGCATCATGTGTagcatcaatttttttaaatttttttcaatctgtatgttttttctcttttccaaaagggaggagtaatcgcctttttttgctttccccaaGATGGAGGACACTTCATTGTAGCAATTAATTATGAGAAGATACTCTGCGTGAAAATTGTTCAGGATGTTGCCTATTACTTGtcgtttgtaattttttacagCCAAGTAGGAATAAATGAGGGACGACAGGAGGAAGCTTTCtctgtgcttctcccctgtgtgcttctcccctgtgtgcttctcccctgtgtgcttctcccctgtgtgcttctcccctgtgtgcttctcccctgtgtgcttctcccctgtgtgcttctcccctgtgtgcttctcccctgtgtgcttctcccctgtgtgcttctcccctgtgtgcttctcccctgtgtgcttctcccctgtgtgcttctcccctgtgtGCCCACCCAGGTTAGCCAACTTGACACTTTCCAGCATCTCCTTAACggaaacgttttttttacacaaatctttcgttttcatttttctattttctgAGTTTAGAACAAAGCCGTAATTCAGACACACACATTCTACTTGGTCAGGGAGAATATGTGCAAACTTGGCGATGGCAAAGATTTGCATAAAATGCTTCCTCTGATTTTCGTCAACCACGTAGATTAttttgtttgccttttcatGTGTCACTCGGTAGTGTATTGCGGCTAAGTCAATGGCTGCGTAGGTGAAGGCCACATCGTTTTGGAGCGTCAGCAGGGTGAAGTTCTTCTTCAATTGGTCGGCGTCGTTCCTCCTGGCCTGCTCGCGCAGCTCGTGCGTCGCCTGCATCACGTCGTAGTGGTCCTCGTAGCTGCTCAGAATGTGGGTGTCTTTCCTGCCGCTCGGTGTGCAGCCGCTAACAAGGTTACCGCTAACCGGGTTGCTGCCATCAGGGTTACTGCTAACCGGGTTGCTGCTAACCGCCCCGCCCCTGCTCCTCAGCAGGAGGCAggacttcccccccagcTGAAAAACCGCATTGGCGTCTTCCAGTCGCCGCAATACGGTGGGCACGAACTTCACGTAGAAGCTCTCCCCCTTGTCTATCAACCTCCTGATTTGGAGTTTATCCAAAATTTCTTTGTTCGcctggggaggggaaaaaaaaaaaaaaaaaaaatgctaaaaaaatggtaagcAAAGGTATAACACTTCCACGAGGTGCACAACGAAGCTACTTGCTTACCCGCTTGCTTCTCCTGCAAATGTTGCCCCACAAGGCAATCATCTTCTCATCCCTCTGATACATCATGCGTAAGCTCCTTTTGCTGatccttttaaaaacgtcCGAGGAGGTAAAaagcttcttccccattttgtacgcAAACTCGATGTTATGCAAGTTTGTGTCTTCCCACTTGGATGGGTCCAGCTGTTGGTACCCTTCATCGAAGTTTTCCTCCCTCAAGCTGCTCAGCATGTTCATGAGCAGTTCTTCGTCCAGCAGGTTCTGAGGTGCTTCGTTCACTCCAGGCTGCGTTGAATCTGCCGCCACGGGGTGCTCCACATGTGTGTGTCTATTCATCTGACCGCTGGCTACACAGGGCGAAGTGGACCCTTCGCACGAGTTCTCCTTTTCATGTTTGGCAGCTCCACAGATGCTAGGCACTTCTCTCTCATTTAGCTTCCCCCTCGATAGCACCTCGCGGGGAAACATAACAAAAAAACTTAAGACCATCGCCATATTCATATTCCAGTCGCCTATATGGCTTCTACATTTCACGGAATAGTTTAAAGAGCGGAAGATGTTGCTGAGTGCGTTGCCGAGGAGGAGGGACTTGAGGTGCCCCATGTGCATGTTCTTCGCCATGTTCACTCCGCAGAAGTCCAGCAGGACGGTGTGGCGATCCCCACTTTGGGGggtctccattttttggaagTTGTTATTTGTGCCTCCCTCCACTGCAGCTCTCCCCATGTGAGCCCCCCCAGCCCTGTAAAACTGCAGAAACTCCCGCACCACGAACGCATCGGCAACCCGGATGTTGAGTATCCCATTGGGGGATAAATGAAGAGAGTCTATTAGGTCTGCACATGTTCCCCTCAAAATCCGGAGGATCTCACTGCGCACATCGTTTCCTTTCCCTAATGAATGCTCCAAAAAGAGAATCACACTCGACTGGTATTCATATTGGTCAAACAGTTTGTTCTCTTCAAGGAGGCAGTGCTTGGGtagcttcacattttcgtcTCGCAAAATTTGTTTCGCGACGTTTTGCAGTTGCTTATTTAGGGCGGCGTGCAGGTCGTCACGTACGGAGTGCACTTCCTCACCTGTGGTGTGCACTTCCCCACCTGGGGGGTCTCCTCTGCACCGCTTCGTCTGTGCCTTATTTGCCGCTCCCTTTGGGGGGCTCCATCTCAGCGGCGGAAGACCCCCAACGTAGGCGGGTCTTCCCCTTAcgctgggaaaaaaaacgttgcCAAGATGCTCATGATTTGTGGAAGCTCTTCTCACTTGGAAGCACCTCAGACCGGATTGGAAGAGAAGAAGTAGCAAAGCGGCTCTGATCATTAtccattattttttggggggggggaaacgcaCAAGACCCCGCTGTGATTTAGGCGCACCGCAGCAAGGGTTGCCTCTCTCATCGCAACATGGGGTCACGTGCCATATTCTCTCACCATTTGGcttattcaaaaaaaggagaaaaaaaaaaaaaagaggttgTTCTTCCCCACCTTTGGACCTAACCTTaggggatggaaaaaaaaaaaaaaaaaatgcaggtTCTTTAAAAGGTGCCGCGACCAACTGGAGCAAagcgcaaaggggaaatcCACAACTGGGTTGAAACGGTGCCTGTGCGGGGAAGGAACTAACCCGAGAGCAGAAGTAAAGAAGCCACAGAACAGGTATTAAAAAGTGAACCCATTCGCGAAAATGATTTGGAGATGTTTTTATTGAAAGAGGCTAATTCGCACGAAGGTATGTACTTCCGCATGTAGGCCGTTTCCGCACCGCTGCGAATTTCCAGCGCGCAGGTACGAGGAGGACCTCCAGTGCGGTGTTATAGCGGCGTTGTAGCGGCATTGCAGCGGCGTTGCAGCGGCGTTGCAGCGGCATCGCATCACCGTCGCATCACCGGTGTATGAGCTTCTGACCATCGTGGGGACTCCCCTGTAGAGAGGCAGTCCACTTATTAGGCTCTGCCCGAGGGCGCCTTGACAACGAAGGAGAGTACTTTCCCCCCTCAGTACTTCCGCACCTCCCCTCCTCCGTACTTCCACACCACGGAAGCGTATAATGCGCCTGCGTGGGCTGCTCCCCCTGCTACTAACCAAACTTGCACTCTCATTCAAAGTGATGAAAATCATCATCCCGAACACGAGCGGACTGAATGTGGTTGATGGGAACTTCGAGCCAAAGTACTTCATCAAAAATAAGCTGCGTTTTGTTAGCCCCTATGTGTATACGTATAAGCTGTATACCAAAAAGAGATGGATAGGGAAAAGAATTGCAGACGTTTTGTCCTCCGAATTTTGCGCCTACGATTTGAGCTACTTCCAGGAatctataaaaaaagggtacgTAAAGGTAAACGAGGAAAATGTCTCCTGTGACTACCTCATGAAGAGCAACGACCTCATCCAACATAAGCTCCTCCTCTTTGAGAAGCCAGTCATGTGtaacaaaatattaattcTTTATGAAGATAAGAATTTCATCTGTGTGTATAAGTCCGCCAGTTTGCCCACCCACCCGGTTGGCTTCTACCAGTATAACTCCCTCCTGCGACTTTTGCAAAACTATATTAGCTCCACTTTAGCAAAGGGGCACCCCTCTGGGGGGGACAGCTCCGGAGAGGCAAACCAAAAAGACGGACAAGCGGAACCGAACGAAGGGGACGTCATCAAAATTAACTTCAATTTTAGGAAAGCCAATTTTGGGGACATTCCGGGGGTGGGACCCCCTTCTCAGGAGGATCcccaacaggggggggaaccaAAGGGGGGCGAGCCAGACCAGGGGAGGAGTCAAGTAGGGAAACACACCGCTGAGGAGCGCGCACAGCTGGCAGAAAATTcgaagaaaagaaaacagAGCGAAACGCTTCTAGACAACtacctgaacgggtcaggtcAAAATCGTAAAAGGGTATCCACAAGTTTAAAAGGGGACAATACCAATGGGGGGGGTGATCATCCCACCAACCAGGGGGAGTtaaaggagggggaggccCCAAATGGGCTGCTGAGCGAGGGGAAGGCCAACGCGGATAGGACGGAAAAATCGGACAAATCGCTCTGCACAGATAAGTCGGAAGAACTAAACGGTCAGGCCTacgcttctttcccccccgtgccGCATAAAGCGCAGTGGCGGGGGAAACGCCCCAAGTGCAGGAACAACGAAAGGAAAGACAAACCGGAAAAGGACGACTCCTACATTTACACCCTGCACAGACTGGACAAGCTAACCTCGGGCATTGTCCTCTttgggaaaaacaaaagctTTTCTACCTTCTTCTCCCAGAACATCTCAAATAATAGCATAACGAAGTCGTACGTTACTAGAGTGGAGGGCGACTTCCGTGCCCTCATTAGGACCCTCTTGGATCAGAAGAAGGTGATTGACGATTGGGATAACAAAACGTTCAACGAGTTAGTGGAAGAGTTCTGCTCCGTTGGTAAGGACGATTCTTCCCTCCCATTTAATGGCAGCAATTCGtttaaaaatgacattttcCTGTACAGAAATGGGTACTGTGGGGAGGGGGCCCTGAGTGGGGAGGAAGACATGGAGGCCCTGGCGAGCATCGTGCGGGAAAAGAGGGGCTACCTGCTGGATGAGTTCGATGTGGAGAAATTTGAACTGGGGGGCGCAtcccgggggggaagccatgGAGGGAGCAGCCAAGGAGACGGGAGCCGCGAAGACAGCAGCCGCGAACATAGCCGCGCTAGCGTGGAGGACGAGCCCCTCCGACAACACTTCGTCGTCGACTTCGGATACATGTACTGCGAAAATAAGAAGCTGCTCAAATACGTTTTCACAAAGTACACTCAGGGGAACCGCCAAATCGCGGAGGAGTACTGCCTGAAGCCCAGCATCACCCGATTCATGTTCCTGGCGTATAACCCCGAATTGAAGGAGTCACTCGTCTTGTGCCAACCCATAACGGGAAGGACCCACCAGATTAGGGCCCACCTGAAGAGCCTCTCCTTCCCAATTTCGAACGACGCGCAGTATAATGATAACTTCGCCAAGGAGTACATGGAGAAGTCGGTGTACTTGCACTTTCACGAGGGGGACCACTCGGGGGAGCAGTCAGGGGAGCAGTTAGGGGAGCAGTTAGGGGAGCACTCAGGGGAGCACTCGGGGGACCACTCAGGGGAAGGAGTCCCACCCAACCAGGATAAGAAGGACAGCCCCGAAAAGTACACCCACTTCCCTCTCATCCCATTTCTCAACACGTCCTTCCATTGGCTCTACGACGAGAAGATCAATTTGAATGACACATACACCGAGGCAGATTTGAATAGGTACTTTTTTAAGCAAATTAGCAACATCACGTATCACAGCTCGGGAATATTCCTGCACTCCTTTCGATACACGTGGGAAAACGTCTTTGACGTTTTTACGCTTCTTCCAAAGTGGTGTTCTTTGTTTTGCCTCCCCAAGGGCCTACTCGCGTTTTTGCTCTACGGCTCCCTATCGTGAGGGCtaattttttctgaacaaaTGTGTGGGCCGCCCAGGCAGCCAACTGGCACGAAGTGCCAACTGGCGCGAAGTGCGAACTGCCGCGACCTGCGAATCATTTGGCCCATCGGGAAAGGGGCATTGCTGACGCCGACGCGACCACGCGCAGGCGTGTGTTCATCGCAACCCTGAACCTGCACCCCCCCAGTGCGCACTTTTCGAAGCGGTTCAAAAGAAGCCGTAAAGGGGCAGTCCGCAAAGGGGCAAATCGGTAAGGGGGCAAGATTCACTAATGGGTGACGTTCTCAAAAAGTATGAACGAGTCAGGCAATTTTTACCTCATCagtttcgcaaaaaaaaaaaaaaaataaaataataaaattaatgacAAAGGCACAAGCACCTTCGCGCCTTTAAGCGGGTGCCCAACAGACCGCACATTGGAAGTTGAGAACAGGCACAACGTTGGAGAGGTGCGCCATCGCGCGGTTgcggaaaagggggaaatcaCAATCAGTGACGCGGCTTGCCGAACGACCGCACATCGctaccgctttaccgctccaccacttcaccgctccaccgctccaccacttcaccgctccaccgcttcaccacttcaccgctcccACCTAAAGCTGTGCCGAATGACCCCCCGGCACTCGTAGGGCGGGCCGCTCGCCAGCTCGTCGGACGAGCACCCCCGCTTAGTGTCCATGTCGTGGCAGAGGAATAGCGAACTGTTGTCGGAGAAGCTGGTGCAGCtctgcccatttttgctgaATCGCCTTTTGCCTTTACTTGGCGCGcgccccctcctcctcctcctcccttttctGTTCCTCCCAGCGGTGTCATTCGACTTGGCAATCTGTGAGGTCTCCCGCGGGGAGAGGTGCTGCAATAATGCTGCATCTCGTTCATCGGAAGAACAGTAGTAAGCACCCTCCTCTGGGGAGGTGGTCCCCCCGCCCTCTGGAGAGATCACCTCGTTAGGAAATCCCCCCACCCCCTGGGAAACCATACACTTGACGCTCTCCACCAGGTTTTTATTCTTCTCATGCAGATAGGCTATTTCCTCCCTCATCTTCCTCATCTTGCGCTTAtctttgttcattttacCCTCCGCACAGCTTAACAGTTTGGTCTTCCTCGAGCACTCCTCTTCCAATTCGCGCACATGTCTTTCGTTGGAACTCTCCTTGGATATTTTATTCTCCAGCTCCTTCGTCAACAACTCGAGGATCTCGGCCAGGTACTTTATATCGCAATtcgtttttgtaattttttcaagTACCACTTTTTTGAAGTGATCAAAAGAGACGTCCTTCCTGATGAGAGAGATTTCCTCctgcaatttatttttttcttttttctctacCACCACGGTATCCATGAGCTCCTGCAGCTCtgtattcaaattttttatcttagACTCATTTGCCAAATCGGAGTTCCTCCTTTcgttatcctttttttccatgagGGATAGATTTTCCGTGATGGTACTCCTCAAGCTTTTGTTCACTTCCCTCTCTTTGTTTAACGTCTCTTGGGCTATCTCCAACTGATTTTCAAGGTGGGTCACTTTTTTCCTCAACTGGTTCTTCACTTggaaatatttcttttcctttttgtaaaattctttttctctttctatGAACTTGTGCTTCTCTTCCCTCAGAAAATCGGCCAATGGAGctgcttcgttttttataTCTTCTTGCAATGTTTCTAGCTCCTTTTTGTAGAAATTTTTGTCCCTCTCCAGTTGGCTCTGCTTGTCCAGCATGTGGATGTACAGCCCGCGCAGCCGGTTCGTTTCTACGAACTCCATGTTGTAGGACTCTGCACCTGCGGGGTGGTTACCCCCGGAGAAGTCACCCCCGGAAGAGTTCCCCCCACCGCCGCTCACCACCCCTTTCATTTGTCTCCTCCTCACATCGTCTAGCATCCTCGTCAGCTCGTACTTCTTCCTGAAATTCTCCTCCCGCAAGTTTTTCAAACTCTCTTCCAGCCAATTGATTCGCTTTCGCGCTTCCTTCTTGGCACGCCCCTTCCTTTGCGGCGGCACCAGGGGGTCCCCTGCCGTCACGCCATCTTCGTTAGCATCCGCATCGCGAGGCGCACCCTGGGTGGCACTCCCGAAATGGAGACTCCTCACCAACTCGCTGTCCCCAATTTGTAACTTCTCCACGCCGCAtaccttcccccccctcctcaaaaatgaaaagtgcACCAACTGTTTGGGCGTCCCCTGCTGCGGTGTAGCGGCATCCGACATGCCGACCACTTCATCACCCCCCTCATAAAGGACCTCAAAATCGTAGACACGACCGGACGAGTTTGCTCCCTCCTTCGTAACTTCAAAACTGCCATGCCCCTTTCGGTTTATTCTGATGAGgtacttttttctccccatctGGTTGCCCGATCcggttttctcccccccgggtCCTCTCGATGCAGACGCGTCGGAAGAAGATGAGGAGAGCGAGTCAAACGAACCCGATCGGTCCCGTTCTCCCAATGCTTCACCATTCGGTTCGTTGCTCCCCTTTCttgtgcacacatttttgccaGCTTTATTTATCGACGGGGGGATCGTCTTGACTGGCATTTTGGGGCTTCCCTTTTCGATATGCCCTTTCAGGACTGCCACGTTTGTGTGTTTATTCTCCAGATGGGTTGATTCTCCACGTGAGGATttcctcaaaaggggaattttacgtttttcacttcttctGGTTTGCATTGGTAttgccgcttctcctccgttCACCCCCCCATCACGGTCGAAGAGGAACGACGTGGCGGCCCCCCTCGTGTTACTAAAGCATTTTCTCATCAAATGGAACCTTTGCAGGGAGGAATCGCCCGGGTTATTTCTACTCCCGCacttttgctgtttttttaaaaacggaCTTGTGAGGGAGCCACTCTTTGGAAGGGGTCTCTCCTCCGTGTGCGACTTCCAATTTAAGGGGCTTCCCTTTTCGGAGTGGTGTCCACCTAGTGAGGGGCTTTTCGCAGGGCTCTCTCCCCTCGGTGTGCCACCAGTGTGCACATCTGATGCCCCGTCTGCTTCCTCCAAATCGCTCACCCGTTCGCGGCTGGAGTTTCCCCCTGACTCGGCTGATGCCGCGGTGGAGGAGTGGTCCCCTCGCGCGGCATTCCATTCATCATCAGTACCACTGCCGCTCGCTTTGCCACTCGCTTTGCCCCCGCGAAATTTATCCCCCCCTCCACTGCTCCACATCCTGCTGAACAAATGCTCCGCTCCCCCGAGGATCGAACTCTTCAGCTGAAACATCAAGTCGGAAAATACGTCTTGCGACTTGTCGTCACTCAACTTTTGCACCTCACTTATCCGCAGCAGATGCAGCATATCCTCCAGTGCGCTTCTCTTCTGGCACAAATCTTTCAAACGTTCCGCTGCATTACGTTCATTGCTTGTATCCGCATCGCTCATGCCTCCCATCAAACTTGCAATTCCGCCAGTTCTGCTCACCACATGAGAGTAATAACAACCGGGGGGGGCACTGCCTTCCCTTTTATCCATCAAAAAGGTCACGTACTTTGTCAAAAAGGCACTCAATCGTTTTAACTTCTGCTCCTTGGTTGTatctgtttttcttttcaccaGATCGGAGCAGTGTTTGTTCTTACTCAAGCTTAactcattttgtaaaaataaaatgtcgTCATTCAGTGCCACCAGTTCGTTACTCAGCTGGGTGCTGGCATTGTGCACTAGGGAGAGTAATAACTCCCTCGTcatctttttgaaaaaaatgggaaagaaacGGTACAGGTGCAGTTCGTTTCACTGAActggggaagcggtgagggggagaaaaacagTCCTCCTCCAGTGTACACTGCCTGGGTTAGATTCTAcccacatgtatatatatgccgCATGGAGGGGCATTTCTCTCCCCCTGGAAGAACTAAAGTGatattagtaaaaaaaaaagtgcataaACAAAGTGAACTTCTTTTCTGGTGTTCTATCAACGCTGAGCAGTTGACGCACTTCACCATCACCTCGGGGACGCTAACAGGACATGCTCCGAATggaagtaaaataaattacaatttGTGAAAATTCTACAAATGTGTTCGCATAAATTTATTCGTCAACGTGGAGTGGGCAGCCAAAGCAACGCACCTAGAAGGTACACATGTGGTGTATATTCACTACGGGGACGTTTTAATTTCCTAATTGCGCCACGAAATGTTGCGCGAAAAAGGAGTCAGTAggttaaataaattaaaaagaaactcGCGCAAATTGGTGAGCAGAATTTCCGCGAATCAGTTTATCAGCGAAGTTGAGATTAACAAAACTGCTAAATTGTAAACAGTTAATGGGTAAGATATAGGCTTTCATTTGTGCGGGCAAATGGTTACATTGTCCCCCACAAGTGTACTACACACGGCGAGCTGCATGTCGCGTTGGTGAATCACGTGCGGTGAAACAAAACGGAATGGCACAAAatgagcgttttttttttttttttttttctttttttgggacAAAGCCAATGTTACGAAAACGATGTAGGGGTGTAAACTCACCGCTGCTAGGGGCAGCAAAGCAATGTCAAGTGAAATTGCTCGGAATTGTAAGCATTTTGCAGAGTGAGTAGGGCCCATTCATGAATGTTCACGTtgtgttgaaaaaaattgggcacaatttttttccgcatTCGTTCTTTTCGCGAATTTGTTCATCCCGCGAATTTGTTCTTCCCTCGAATTTGTTCACCCGTGAAT harbors:
- a CDS encoding pseudouridylate synthase, putative (encoded by transcript PVX_099125A; Apicoplast targeted protein. Curated by Stuart Ralph, Walter and Eliza Hall Institute of Medical Research, Australia.), with the translated sequence MRLRGLLPLLLTKLALSFKVMKIIIPNTSGLNVVDGNFEPKYFIKNKLRFVSPYVYTYKLYTKKRWIGKRIADVLSSEFCAYDLSYFQESIKKGYVKVNEENVSCDYLMKSNDLIQHKLLLFEKPVMCNKILILYEDKNFICVYKSASLPTHPVGFYQYNSLLRLLQNYISSTLAKGHPSGGDSSGEANQKDGQAEPNEGDVIKINFNFRKANFGDIPGVGPPSQEDPQQGGEPKGGEPDQGRSQVGKHTAEERAQLAENSKKRKQSETLLDNYLNGSGQNRKRVSTSLKGDNTNGGGDHPTNQGELKEGEAPNGLLSEGKANADRTEKSDKSLCTDKSEELNGQAYASFPPVPHKAQWRGKRPKCRNNERKDKPEKDDSYIYTLHRLDKLTSGIVLFGKNKSFSTFFSQNISNNSITKSYVTRVEGDFRALIRTLLDQKKVIDDWDNKTFNELVEEFCSVGKDDSSLPFNGSNSFKNDIFLYRNGYCGEGALSGEEDMEALASIVREKRGYLLDEFDVEKFELGGASRGGSHGGSSQGDGSREDSSREHSRASVEDEPLRQHFVVDFGYMYCENKKLLKYVFTKYTQGNRQIAEEYCLKPSITRFMFLAYNPELKESLVLCQPITGRTHQIRAHLKSLSFPISNDAQYNDNFAKEYMEKSVYLHFHEGDHSGEQSGEQLGEQLGEHSGEHSGDHSGEGVPPNQDKKDSPEKYTHFPLIPFLNTSFHWLYDEKINLNDTYTEADLNRYFFKQISNITYHSSGIFLHSFRYTWENVFDVFTLLPKWCSLFCLPKGLLAFLLYGSLS
- a CDS encoding arginyl-tRNA synthetase, putative (encoded by transcript PVX_099120A; Apicoplast targeted protein. Curated by Stuart Ralph, Walter and Eliza Hall Institute of Medical Research, Australia.), with product MIRAALLLLLFQSGLRCFQVRRASTNHEHLGNVFFPSVRGRPAYVGGLPPLRWSPPKGAANKAQTKRCRGDPPGGEVHTTGEEVHSVRDDLHAALNKQLQNVAKQILRDENVKLPKHCLLEENKLFDQYEYQSSVILFLEHSLGKGNDVRSEILRILRGTCADLIDSLHLSPNGILNIRVADAFVVREFLQFYRAGGAHMGRAAVEGGTNNNFQKMETPQSGDRHTVLLDFCGVNMAKNMHMGHLKSLLLGNALSNIFRSLNYSVKCRSHIGDWNMNMAMVLSFFVMFPREVLSRGKLNEREVPSICGAAKHEKENSCEGSTSPCVASGQMNRHTHVEHPVAADSTQPGVNEAPQNLLDEELLMNMLSSLREENFDEGYQQLDPSKWEDTNLHNIEFAYKMGKKLFTSSDVFKRISKRSLRMMYQRDEKMIALWGNICRRSKRANKEILDKLQIRRLIDKGESFYVKFVPTVLRRLEDANAVFQLGGKSCLLLRSRGGAVSSNPVSSNPDGSNPVSGNLVSGCTPSGRKDTHILSSYEDHYDVMQATHELREQARRNDADQLKKNFTLLTLQNDVAFTYAAIDLAAIHYRVTHEKANKIIYVVDENQRKHFMQIFAIAKFAHILPDQVECVCLNYGFVLNSENRKMKTKDLCKKNVSVKEMLESVKLANLGGHTGEKHTGEKHTGEKHTGEKHTGEKHTGEKHTGEKHTGEKHTGEKHTGEKHTGEKHTGEKHTGEKHTGEKHRESFLLSSLIYSYLAVKNYKRQVIGNILNNFHAEYLLIINCYNEVSSILGKAKKGDYSSLLEKRKNIQIEKNLKKLMLHMMRFNNITEEVTRSYSVDRLCSFLFTLSQKMQPLLQSSSVHNFLSALNGLLGKKEQAEEQVNDVAGDKGEVTHVIREVTQTELFLLLKNSGLLDLREDESLPEQSGKIETLIFNRILEVLIMQAYLSLVGRTFGMLNLQLVNFGRRGRAPGAARL